From one Mangifera indica cultivar Alphonso unplaced genomic scaffold, CATAS_Mindica_2.1 Un_0033, whole genome shotgun sequence genomic stretch:
- the LOC123206342 gene encoding pentatricopeptide repeat-containing protein At1g51965, mitochondrial-like — protein MPPTRYHFFLPATITRRHFATKYIAKITSASPTGRSLTAEVTTPQPIPYDFRGYPILRHLVICKATRLIKARTATSSLSDYFSSLSPPLTSAEASEILKSLNCPRLASNFFRFCPSLSPNFHHDAFTYSRLILILSKSTLPDRFDIVRALLGDMERSKIRGNISTVNILIGFFGNSDDLKNCIGLVKKWDLKMNCYTYKCLLQAYLRSRDVHEAFRVYSEMRKKGYQLDIFAYNMLLDALAKNEKVDEAYRVFEDMKRKHCEPDEYTYTIMIRMTGKMGKPEESLALFDKMITKGCTPNLIAYNTMIQALANGRMVDKVVLLFSKMVERECQPNEFTYSIILNVLAAEGQLAKLDEVVEVSKKYMTKSIYAYLVRTLSKLSHVSEAHRLFCSMWCLHDRGDRDAYMSMLESLCSMGKTLEAMDLLSKIHEKGIDSDTLMYNTVLSALGKLKQISHLHDLYEKMKRDGPSPDIFTYNILIASFGRAGNVDEAVKVFEELESNNCKPDIISYNSLINCLGKNGNLDEAHMRFKEMQEKGLNPDVVTYSTLIECFGKTDKVDMACRLFDEMLAEGCCPNIVTYNILLDCLERRGRTAEAVDLYAKLKQQGLTPDSITYAVLERLQSGSHRKVRVRRQNPITGWVRAWQYHHVSAST, from the exons ATGCCGCCAACCCGCTACCACTTCTTCCTCCCTGCCACCATCACGCGCCGTCACTTCGCCACAAAGTACATAGCCAAAATCACCTCAGCCTCCCCCACCGGCCGTTCCCTTACGGCTGAGGTCACCACACCTCAGCCAATCCCTTACGACTTTCGCGGCTACCCAATCCTCCGCCACCTTGTAATCTGCAAGGCCACTCGTCTCATCAAAGCCCGTACTGCTACTTCATCGCTGTCGGATTACTTCTCCTCTCTGTCTCCACCTCTCACTTCAGCCGAAGCCTCTGAAATTCTCAAATCCCTAAACTGCCCTCGTCTTGCGTCTAATTTTTTCCGGTTTTGTCCCTCACTTTCCCCTAATTTTCACCATGATGCCTTTACTTACTCACGTCTCATATTAATTCTCTCTAAATCGACTCTCCCCGACCGGTTTGATATTGTCCGTGCATTACTGGGAGACATGGAGAGGTCCAAGATACGTGGCAACATCTCAACCGTTAATATTTTGATCGGCTTTTTTGGCAATTCTGATGACTTGAAAAATTGTATTGGGTTGGTCAAAAAATGGGACTTGAAGATGAACTGTTACACATACAAGTGTTTGCTGCAAGCTTACTTGAGATCACGTGACGTGCACGAGGCTTTCAGGGTTTACAGTGAGATGAGAAAGAAAGGGTACCAGTTGGACATCTTTGCCTACAACATGCTGTTGGACGCTTTGGCTAAAAATGAAAAG GTCGATGAAGCTTACAGGGTTTTTGAAGACATGAAACGGAAGCATTGTGAGCCTGATGAGTATACATACACAATCATGATCAGAATGACTGGAAAGATGGGTAAACCTGAGGAATCACTGGCACTTTTTGACAAAATGATAACAAAGGGGTGCACTCCTAATTTAATTGCTTATAACACCATGATCCAGGCACTTGCAAATGGCCGAATGGTTGACAAAGTCGTTCTCCTCTTCTCTAAAATGGTGGAAAGAGAATGTCAGCCTAATGAATTTACATATAGTATCATTTTAAATGTCCTGGCTGCAGAAGGGCAGCTTGCTAAACTAGATGAGGTTGTTGAAGTGTCAAAGAAATACATGACTAAGTCAATCTATGCATATCTTGTTAGGACTCTGAGCAAATTGAGCCACGTAAGTGAAGCTCATCGATTGTTTTGTAGCATGTGGTGCTTACATGATAGGGGAGATCGGGATGCTTACATGTCCATGTTAGAAAGCCTGTGCAGTATGGGAAAAACACTAGAGGCTATGGACCTGCTGAGTAAGATTCATGAAAAGGGAATAGATTCCGATACACTGATGTATAACACAGTATTATCAGCTCTTGGCAAGTTGAAGCAAATATCTCATCTTCATGATCTttatgagaaaatgaaaagagatGGCCCTTCACCagatatatttacatataatattctGATTGCAAGCTTTGGTAGAGCTGGAAACGTCGACGAAGCTGTTAAAGTTTTTGAAGAACTTGAGAGCAACAACTGTAAACCAGATATCATCTCTTACAATTCTTTGATCAATTGCCTTGGGAAGAATGGTAATCTTGATGAAGCACACATGAGATTTAAGGAGATGCAAGAGAAAGGGTTGAATCCTGATGTTGTTACATACAGTACACTCATCGAGTGCTTTGGCAAGACGGACAAAGTTGATATGGCTTGCAGATTGTTTGATGAGATGCTAGCTGAAGGCTGCTGTCCAAACATTGTGACATACAACATCTTACTCGACTGTCTTGAGAGAAGGGGGAGAACTGCAGAAGCTGTGGATCTTTATGCAAAACTGAAACAACAAGGATTAACACCTGATTCGATCACATATGCAGTGCTTGAACGATTGCAGAGTGGTTCTCACAGGAAAGTCAGAGTTCGGAGGCAGAATCCAATTACAGGTTGGGTTCGGGCATGGCAATATCATCATGTCAGTGCAAGTACATGA